A region of the Deinococcota bacterium genome:
GCTCGCGCCACCGCGCAGCATACCAAAAACCGCTCCGCCCCAAGTCAGCCTCGGCGCGGTGGCGCGGCTAGCCACGGGCAACTAGGCCACGAGCAACAATGCCACAAGCAACTTATGTCATACTACGGGCCATACAGGTGAACCGTTCGGTCTACAGGTCGCCTAGCCCGTGCGGGCGCAACCGCGAACCTCGCTGAGGATGCGGGACTTGGCGGCGCGAACGAGCTTCAGGAGGTGTCATGGTTCTCGAGCTACTTCTCTCTTCCCTCATCGCGGGGCCCCTGGCGACGGTGGTCATGGTGACCTTCCAGTATCTGCCCATGCTCTGGAGCGGCGGCCACTACGACGTGATCGGCGCCCTGGGCACCGCCGTCACCGGCAAGGCCGAACGGCGCTCGAGTCTCATCGGCACCGCCATCCACTTTGGCTCGGGCGTGCTCTTTGCCTTTCTCTACGGCCTCATCGCCTGGGGGCTCGTCTCCATAGACACCGAGTTGCCGCAGATGGTCGCTTGGGGCGGCGTCAACATGTTCGACGTCTTGATCGGCTTGGCCGTCGGCTTGGGCCACGGCCTTCTCGTCGCCATCTTGCTCGCCATCGTGGTCGTCGAGCACCACCCCATCGAGGCCTACCGCAGCAACTTCTACGTGATCCCCTCGGCCGTGGTCGGCCACATCGCCTACGGCGGCTCGGTCATGTTCTTCCACAGCCTCATCCTGCGGGGCCTGTTCGGCAACTGAGCGCTTTTTAGCCTGCCCGAACATTCTCTATGCGCATCATGGCCATCTTTGCCCATCCCGACGACGAGCTCGGCTGTTTGGGCACCCTGCGCCGCCACGCCGAGCGCGGTGATGCGGTGATGCTGGTGTGGACCACCCTGGGCGAACTCGCCAGCCAGTTCGGCGACGCCTCCAGAGAGGAGGTGAGCCGCGTCAGGCAGGAGCACGGCGCCTGGGTCGCTCACAAGGTGGGCGCCGAACACCGTTTCTTCGACATGGGCGACTCGAGGATGACGGGCTCGCGCGCCGAGGCGCTGGAGATCGCCCGCCTCTACGCCCGCTGGCAGCCCGACTCGATCATCACCTGGAGCGACGATCACCCCCACCCCGACCACCGCATGACCGCCAAGGTCAGCTTCGACGCGGTCACCCTGGCGCGGATTCCCAAAATCATCAACGACGAAATCGACGACAGGCTCGAGGCCCACCGCCGGCCGGTGCGCTTCTACCAGTACCCTTCGTCGGCGACCATCCGCCCGGTCATGCACGTCGACATCAGCGAGCAGATAGGGCTCGTCAGCGAGGCCTTCGCCTTCTACCGCGACTTCTACAGGTGGGAGTGGACCGAGGAGCAGTTCAGGGCCAGCCGCGCCAGCCACGGCCGCGAGGTCGGCGTGAAGTTCGCCGAGAAGTTTCAGCTTCGTCAGGCCTTTGGGCCGGCGACCGATTACCTGCTCTAGAACAGGTCTCTAGAACAGGTCTCTAGAACAGGTGGTGCCGGCGCGGGACTGAAGCCGCCGAGCGCTTCACGGCTGACACGTCGGCGCACCTTCACTCGAGCAGCTCGAGGCGGCTGCGGTCGCCGAGCACCAGGCGGTGCGCGTCTCCCCCGGCGCCGCGGATCTCGACGCGCGCGCCGATCAGGCTCGAGCGGATAGGCGCGCCTATCCCCTCGATCACCGACGCCTCCTCGATCACGCTGTCCGCGATCACCGCGCGCCGCACCCGCACCCCGGCGCCGATGCTGGTATAGGGGCCGATATGGGCGTCAAGGACGCGCGCGCCCGCGCCGATGATGGTGGGACCCTCGATGAGCGAGTTCCTGACCAGCGCGCCCGCCTCGACCGCGACGGCGCCGCGCACTTCGCTTCCTTCGAGCCGCCCCTCCTGACGGGGCTCGAGGGCCGCCAGGAGCAGGCGGTTGGCCTCGAGCACATCCTCGGGGCGGCCGGTGTCCTTCCACCAGCCCGTCACCTCGACGGCTGCCACCCGCTTGCCCGCCCGGATGAGCCCTGAAATGGCGTCGGTGATCTCGTACTCGCCGCGCGCGCTCACGGCGAGCTCGTCGATGACCGCGTGGACGCAGGCGTCGAAGACGTAGACGCCGGCCACCGCCAGGTCGCTGGGTGGGTGGACGGGCTTCTCGACGAGCCGGGTGACGCGCCCGTCCTCGACCACCGCCACCCCGAACTGGCGCGGGTCCGCAACGCGCGCCAGGGCCAAAACCGTATGAACCTCACCGTTCCCTTGCCGGAAGGCGTCCACAAAGGCGCCGACGCCGTGCTGAAAGAGGTTGTCGCCCAGATAGGTGACGAAGGGTTCGTCACCCAAAAAGGCCCTCGCGGCCTTGACCGCGTGCGCCAGACCCGCCGGCCGCGCCTGGCTGATGTAGCTTATCCGGGCGCCCCGGTAAGCCGCCAGCGTCCGCTGGATCTCGGCCACCGTGGTACTCGACACCACGATGCCGACCTCGCCGATGCCCGCCGCCACCAGGTGGTCGAGCGCGTGGACGATGAGCGGCCGGTTGGCGACCGCGATCACGGGCTTGGGCCGGGCGTTGCTGAGCGGCCGCAGGCGGGTGCCCAGGCCGGCGGCGAGGATGAGTCCCTTCAAGCGCCTCCTAGTGCCGGCCTGAAGGCGAAACGCTGTTCCGCCGCCAGGAGCCGACCTTGATGATTGCAGGCTCGAGTATAGCCCAAAGGGCGGGGGTTCTGACCTCTACGCAAACAAATTTACGCAAACAAATTCGGCTAGACTGGTCCCTATGCATGAGCCCGTGCCCCAGCCCGCCCGGCGCATCTCACGACTCAGCGAATCGACCATCCGCGGCCTGACCGTCTACGCCGGCGCCAGGGGAGGTTGCGGCGGCGCACGGTGACCTGAGCGATCAGCGACGAGCCCTTCCCGCCGAAACCGAAGCTGAACCACCATTCAAGCCAATTGGCCCGCTCAAGCACCCTTATACTTTCCGCATGAAGGTAATGACGTGGAACATCAACGGTGGCTATGGCTTGCAATCCATGAGTCCAAAGGTATACCTCAAGGCTGAAAATCTCTCCTATTTCATCGCTCAAATTGAAGATGTCGCTGCGGATATCGTTTGCCTTCAAGAGGTTCACCTGAACACGTCCCGGTCTCAAGCGCACGAAATCGCCTCCAGCCTCGGCTACAATTACATCTTTGAAACAGTCACGAGCGAGTCCCATATCGACGACGCTTATAGACTCGCCAACGCCATTCTCTCCAAACACGCCCTTGCAAAGCCTCGAGCCGTCAAGTTACCGCTCCCGACTTTCAAGCTCAGCCTCCTGCTGCTTACCGATGGGGAGCACGCCAGGGTCCATGACAAGTATCTTCAGCGCGTGAGGTGCGGCGATCTGCTGATTGCCAACACCCACCTCCTTCCTCTTCATATCCTGGGCTCGAGCTATGAAAGTCAGGAGGGAAGCGCGTTCGCTCGAGAGATTGAGGGGGTCTTGCTCGAACATCTGGACACGCCGCTCATTCTCTGCGGGGACTTTAATGTCCATAACCTCAAGGCAGTCTATCCGCGCCTCTTTCATAGGTTAAGGGCACTAGCCCTTAGGCCCTAGTGGGCCTCACCTAGGCGCTATCCCTCGTTGACACCTTGCCAAAGGAGCCATCCTTGCCCAACACAAACAAGCGAATCGATTACATCCTGACTTCAAGGGGCGAGTTTAGAACAAAAGAGAGCACAATCATCAGGACGCTAAGCGATCACTTTCCTTGCGTGACCATTTTTGAGGTCTAAGTATCTTGAGGTCTAAGTATCTTGAGGTCTAAGTATGAAGTCTAGGTCTGCGGCGCGAAGACCACCTTGACCGCCCGCCGCGTCCGCACCGCCCCCAAGGCCTCGCGCCACTCCTCAAGCGGGTAGGAGGCGCCGACGAGGCGCTCGAGACCCTCGGCCTCGGCAAGCAAGCTGACCGCCTTCGCAAAGTCCTCACGCCTGTAGACATAGCTCCCGACGAGCCTGAGCTCGCGGAACCAGTAGGGGGAGAGGTCGTGGCGCAGGTGCCCAGGCGCGCCGAGGAGCAGCAGCGTCCCGCCCTCGGCCACGGCCCAGGAAGCCTGCTCGAGCGAACTGGCGCTGCCCGCGGCGTCCACCACCGCGCCGAAGCCGCCGCGCCAGGCGGGAGGGCCGATGATCGCCCGGTAGGCTTTGGCCCCCACCGCCTCCGCCGCCTCGGCAACCGAGCCGTGGACCCGGTCCGCGCCCAGCTGCCTGGCCATGTCGGCCTGAACAAGATGGCGGGCGACGGCGTGGAGTTCGCCCCCGTAGCCCGTCAGGCGCAGGGCCACCACCGTCAGCAGGCCGATGGTGCCCGCGCCGACGACGAGCAAGCTGGCGGGCGGCCCGCCGGGAAAGGCCAAGCTCAAGCCGCGCAGCGCCACCGCCAGCGGCTCGGCCAAGACCGCTCGAGCGTCCGGGACAGTGTCGGGGATGGGATAGAGCCGGTCGGGGTGGACCGCGACCGTCTCGCCCCAGCCGCCGGGGAGGTCGCGGCAGAAGCCCAGCATGCCGGGGGCGAAGGCGCCCTCCGCGGGCTTTTGGCAGCGCCCGTCCTCGCCCCCCTGGCAGGCCGCGCAGGCCTCTACACCCCGCTCGCGGCAGGCCAAGAGCGGGTTGACGACCACGCGCACGCCCTCCACCTCGCCCAGAATCTCATGCCCCAAGACCGCCGGGAAGGAAAAGAAGGGCGAGAGCCGGGGCGAGTTCTTGCCATAGAGCAGCGCCAGGTCGGAGCCGCAGATGCCCGACAGGCGCACCTTGACGCGCTGCCAGCCCGGCGGGATTTGGGGCGCGGGCAGGCGCTCGAGCCTGAGCGGCAACTGCGCGATGGGGTAACGCGTGCCGAGCCGCCCGGCCAGAAGGTAGCGAGGCACGGAGGGGTAGTAGCGAAGCGCCTTCATGGCTTTAGATCATCGGGATGTTCTGGACCAGCCTACCCTCGATGCGCGCCAAAACGTCTTCCACGCTCCGGCCGGTGATGGTCAGGCCGTGGTTCTTGAGGCCAACGATCGCCCGCGCGGGGTCGTCGGCGCGGCGCAGCGTCTCGGCGACCGCCTCGCCGAGCTCGAAGGTGCCGCAGGGGTAGTTGAGCTCGGTCGAGGGCACGCCGTCCATCCAGGCGTGGACGTGGATGATCGCGCCCACATCCGGGTGCTCGCGGTAGATCATCCAGTGCTCGATGGCGTCGACCGATACCCGGCGCGGCTCGACACCCGGCGGCACCGAGAGGCGCATGGCGTTCTCTGCCTCGTCGTAGTCGGTGACCATGAGGATGTCGCGGCCGACCGTCTCGAGCCGCGACTTGTCGACGCCCGAGGCCGACATCCAAAAGCGCCCCTCGTCCTTGCGCACCGACAGGTTGCCGTAGGAGAGGCCGCCGATGCCGTAGAGCCTCTTGACGTGGCGCAGATCCTCGGGCGACAGGATCTCGTCGATGGAAAAGGGCGCGGGCAAGAGGTCCCAGTCGGCAAGGCGCTTGCCGGCCAGGCTGAGCGCGCGGGTGAGCGCGTCGCCCGCGCGCAGCGCCTCCTCGAGGTCACCCCTGAAGTCATTGTCGATGACCAGCCGCGACTCGGCCAGGGGCTTGATGCGCTCGACCAGCCGCTCGGCGAAGCGCGGGCCTTCCCGCTCGACGTAGTGGCCGAGCTCCAAGGTGACGAAGTGCACGCCCTCACCCGGCGCATAGACGAGCAGCATGTTGGAGAGCGAGCGCACCAGGTAGGGGTAGAGCGCCTTGACGGGCTCCGCCGGCAGCTCGGGCAGCTCCAGCAGCGAGAGGACGAAGACCGCCTGAGCGCGGCGCCTAAAGGGTGCGGGCGCCTCCTCGGTGATGAAGTTGAGGACCAGGCGCGGGGCGTCGGCGGCCTCTTCGAAGCGGTAGCCGGCCTCGCCGAGCGCGCGCTTGAGATCCGCGGCAAGCTCGCCCAAGCCGGGCGAGGGCTCGCCGTGAAAGCTGAAGACGGGGGCGCCTGCCGGGGGCGCCGATTGCGGAGAGCGAGAGGGAGCGGAAGTGATCATTTAGGCGATTCTACCCTATCGCCTGACAAAAGCCCGCCGTTCTCTCGAGCACACCCCCAGCAATCTGGCCTTGACGCCGCTCAGGGCTTAAGCGGCAGCCGCACGGCGCCCTCCAAAAAGGTTTCCCGCACCACGGCGCCCGCCGCCTGCAAGCGCTCCAAGACGAGCGGGCTGGGGTGGCCGTAGTTGTTGCGGCCGTAGGAGATGGCGGCCGTCTTAGGCCGCGCGGCGGCGACGAGGGCGTCCGAGGTCGAGGTTCTCGAGCCGTGATGGGGCGTCATCAAAAGGTCCACGGCGGGAAAGGCGATGTCGCGCTCGACGGCCTCGGGGATGTCGCCCAGAAAGAGCGCCGTGGGCCGGTCGTCCAGGTAGAGCGCAAAGGCCACCGAGTCGGCGTCGACATCGCCGTAGCGCCGCCGCGGCGGGTTTAAGATGTCGAGCCGGACGGGGCCGAGCGCGAGCGACTCGCCGCGGGTCACCTGCACGACCGGCACGCCGCCGCCTTCCGCCGCGGCCATCAGCTCGGCGAAGACCGGGCGCTCCCAGTCCTCCACCCCGATGACGAGGGCACCTACCGGCATGAGCTTAAGGACGCTGACGAGCCCTTCCATGTGGTCGACATGGGCGTGGGTGGCGATGACGAGCTCGAGCCGGCCTACCCCCAGAGCCCGCAGGGCCGGCACCACCGTGCGCGCGCCCACGTCAAAATCGCTCCACAGGCTGCCCCCGCCGTCCACCAAGATGGCCACGCCGCCCGCGCGCACCAGCGCGCTGTCTCCCTGCCCCACGTCGATAAACACCACCTCGCTCGTCTCCCGCGCCGCCAAGACCGTC
Encoded here:
- a CDS encoding PIG-L family deacetylase, which gives rise to MRIMAIFAHPDDELGCLGTLRRHAERGDAVMLVWTTLGELASQFGDASREEVSRVRQEHGAWVAHKVGAEHRFFDMGDSRMTGSRAEALEIARLYARWQPDSIITWSDDHPHPDHRMTAKVSFDAVTLARIPKIINDEIDDRLEAHRRPVRFYQYPSSATIRPVMHVDISEQIGLVSEAFAFYRDFYRWEWTEEQFRASRASHGREVGVKFAEKFQLRQAFGPATDYLL
- a CDS encoding glucose-1-phosphate thymidylyltransferase, whose translation is MKGLILAAGLGTRLRPLSNARPKPVIAVANRPLIVHALDHLVAAGIGEVGIVVSSTTVAEIQRTLAAYRGARISYISQARPAGLAHAVKAARAFLGDEPFVTYLGDNLFQHGVGAFVDAFRQGNGEVHTVLALARVADPRQFGVAVVEDGRVTRLVEKPVHPPSDLAVAGVYVFDACVHAVIDELAVSARGEYEITDAISGLIRAGKRVAAVEVTGWWKDTGRPEDVLEANRLLLAALEPRQEGRLEGSEVRGAVAVEAGALVRNSLIEGPTIIGAGARVLDAHIGPYTSIGAGVRVRRAVIADSVIEEASVIEGIGAPIRSSLIGARVEIRGAGGDAHRLVLGDRSRLELLE
- a CDS encoding endonuclease/exonuclease/phosphatase family protein — its product is MKVMTWNINGGYGLQSMSPKVYLKAENLSYFIAQIEDVAADIVCLQEVHLNTSRSQAHEIASSLGYNYIFETVTSESHIDDAYRLANAILSKHALAKPRAVKLPLPTFKLSLLLLTDGEHARVHDKYLQRVRCGDLLIANTHLLPLHILGSSYESQEGSAFAREIEGVLLEHLDTPLILCGDFNVHNLKAVYPRLFHRLRALALRP
- a CDS encoding alcohol dehydrogenase catalytic domain-containing protein, coding for MKALRYYPSVPRYLLAGRLGTRYPIAQLPLRLERLPAPQIPPGWQRVKVRLSGICGSDLALLYGKNSPRLSPFFSFPAVLGHEILGEVEGVRVVVNPLLACRERGVEACAACQGGEDGRCQKPAEGAFAPGMLGFCRDLPGGWGETVAVHPDRLYPIPDTVPDARAVLAEPLAVALRGLSLAFPGGPPASLLVVGAGTIGLLTVVALRLTGYGGELHAVARHLVQADMARQLGADRVHGSVAEAAEAVGAKAYRAIIGPPAWRGGFGAVVDAAGSASSLEQASWAVAEGGTLLLLGAPGHLRHDLSPYWFRELRLVGSYVYRREDFAKAVSLLAEAEGLERLVGASYPLEEWREALGAVRTRRAVKVVFAPQT
- a CDS encoding class II aldolase/adducin family protein, with the protein product MITSAPSRSPQSAPPAGAPVFSFHGEPSPGLGELAADLKRALGEAGYRFEEAADAPRLVLNFITEEAPAPFRRRAQAVFVLSLLELPELPAEPVKALYPYLVRSLSNMLLVYAPGEGVHFVTLELGHYVEREGPRFAERLVERIKPLAESRLVIDNDFRGDLEEALRAGDALTRALSLAGKRLADWDLLPAPFSIDEILSPEDLRHVKRLYGIGGLSYGNLSVRKDEGRFWMSASGVDKSRLETVGRDILMVTDYDEAENAMRLSVPPGVEPRRVSVDAIEHWMIYREHPDVGAIIHVHAWMDGVPSTELNYPCGTFELGEAVAETLRRADDPARAIVGLKNHGLTITGRSVEDVLARIEGRLVQNIPMI